The Actinopolyspora erythraea genome has a segment encoding these proteins:
- a CDS encoding SDR family oxidoreductase: MILITGASGAVGSALLRELDSTDEVIALTHHKPVGTASVRGDVTRPWLGLHPAEYRELAAKVDVVVHCAAAVNFSASREHLHRINVVGTGHVLRFVADAEARLVHGSTAFIARAGDGTPFDAYAATKSAGETLVRESGLPACIARISTVVGDVPRLQAFHYLLGFALSGQLPFLPCTPGTRVDLVPRDAVAAALAALAHDHDAHGDHWLTAGPAALPMERVIEIATDAAAARAQDDEELRDIDQTIFHTRLIDPAVASTVLTAVLSRSSSSAAPSVIERAANLMTAYDNAEPFPTSLGRIPSGPAAPSIESSETALRHLVDYLTGLPRQTWELS; encoded by the coding sequence ATGATCCTGATCACCGGAGCCTCCGGTGCCGTCGGCTCCGCCCTGCTGCGCGAGCTGGACAGCACCGACGAGGTCATCGCGCTCACCCATCACAAACCGGTCGGCACCGCTTCCGTGCGCGGCGACGTGACCCGGCCCTGGCTCGGCCTCCACCCGGCCGAGTACCGCGAGCTCGCGGCCAAGGTCGACGTGGTCGTGCACTGCGCGGCGGCCGTGAACTTCTCGGCCTCGCGCGAGCACCTGCACCGGATCAACGTCGTCGGCACCGGCCACGTCCTGCGGTTCGTCGCGGACGCCGAAGCCCGGCTCGTGCACGGCTCCACGGCGTTCATCGCCCGCGCGGGTGACGGCACCCCCTTCGACGCGTACGCCGCCACCAAATCCGCGGGCGAGACCCTGGTCCGCGAATCCGGCCTGCCCGCCTGCATCGCCCGCATCTCCACCGTGGTCGGCGACGTCCCGCGACTCCAGGCGTTCCACTACCTGCTCGGTTTCGCGCTGTCCGGCCAGCTCCCCTTCCTGCCCTGCACGCCCGGCACCCGCGTCGACCTCGTCCCTCGGGACGCCGTCGCCGCCGCGCTGGCCGCCCTCGCCCACGACCACGACGCGCACGGTGACCACTGGCTCACCGCCGGCCCGGCCGCCCTGCCGATGGAACGCGTCATCGAGATCGCCACCGACGCCGCTGCCGCCCGCGCCCAGGACGACGAAGAACTGCGCGACATCGACCAGACGATCTTCCACACCCGGCTGATCGATCCCGCGGTGGCCTCCACGGTGCTCACCGCCGTCCTCTCCCGCTCCTCCAGCTCCGCGGCACCCAGTGTCATCGAGCGCGCCGCCAACCTCATGACCGCCTACGACAACGCCGAGCCGTTCCCCACCTCGCTGGGCCGGATTCCCTCCGGCCCAGCCGCTCCCAGCATCGAATCGAGTGAAACCGCCCTGCGCCACCTGGTCGACTACCTCACCGGACTGCCCCGGCAGACCTGGGAACTGTCCTAG
- a CDS encoding MFS transporter, producing METGPLLAAISVGMLIGDLVIGPAFTPATRERLVLPLLLVMGAPSIALILDPPYPAVLAVYVITGMGSAYLLGLQRRFLEVVPSELQGQGFALLNTTTMTIQGVGAQHVPGAGQVCPAGGGADCDGCRGGLVRGWAGAQGGGANGLVGLVSETAVSDAAGEVSVHSRRCGCRDHRQWRKGRAGPVGIGRRPECAAMVLFRGKRWEGFTSVLGPRGIRSQRLRGGLRTKVATSRRVCGIASI from the coding sequence GTGGAGACCGGCCCTCTGCTGGCGGCCATCTCGGTCGGCATGCTCATCGGTGACCTCGTGATCGGACCAGCGTTCACGCCTGCCACTCGAGAACGACTCGTCCTACCACTGCTGCTGGTCATGGGCGCGCCTTCGATCGCGCTCATCCTGGACCCGCCGTATCCGGCGGTCCTAGCGGTGTACGTGATCACCGGCATGGGATCCGCCTACCTGCTCGGCCTGCAACGACGCTTCCTGGAGGTGGTCCCGTCAGAACTTCAGGGACAGGGTTTCGCACTGCTCAACACCACCACCATGACGATCCAGGGGGTCGGCGCGCAGCACGTGCCCGGTGCCGGGCAGGTGTGCCCGGCTGGGGGCGGGGCCGACTGCGACGGGTGCCGGGGCGGGCTGGTGCGCGGGTGGGCCGGCGCTCAAGGGGGGGGAGCGAACGGGCTGGTGGGGCTGGTGTCCGAGACCGCGGTGTCGGACGCGGCCGGTGAGGTTTCGGTGCATTCCCGGAGGTGCGGCTGTCGGGATCACCGGCAATGGCGGAAGGGACGTGCCGGGCCGGTGGGGATCGGTCGACGTCCGGAGTGCGCGGCGATGGTGCTGTTTCGGGGCAAACGCTGGGAGGGGTTCACCTCCGTTCTCGGGCCGCGTGGAATTCGTTCTCAGCGCCTGCGCGGTGGCCTTCGAACGAAAGTGGCGACTTCCCGACGTGTCTGCGGTATAGCGTCCATCTAG
- a CDS encoding thioesterase II family protein: MSFTFLEETVDDISGDTIFFPGAGSFGGELRPIIRELEPMAWLVKYPGRFGKDFGTAAESFEEIVQSCTTQASCRASARSVLFGHSFGAYVAYATAAKLEELGIEISALVVVGATAPMRLEVSEAVSSTPSGTAAYLDSVDPAMLADLPSDEWREVIIDTAMHDLRLLRQFTTLRCRPVNCSILAVHGDSDPLTSDTGVGDWEHATHGEFSRHVFSGGHSDFLRSPAYASWFRAVRADLG, from the coding sequence GTGAGTTTTACCTTTTTGGAGGAAACAGTGGATGATATTTCTGGCGATACGATTTTCTTTCCGGGTGCAGGTTCGTTCGGTGGTGAGCTTCGACCAATAATTCGAGAACTTGAACCAATGGCATGGCTCGTCAAGTACCCTGGCCGTTTCGGCAAGGACTTCGGTACGGCCGCTGAGTCCTTCGAGGAGATCGTGCAATCATGTACCACACAGGCGAGCTGTCGAGCATCGGCGCGTTCAGTGCTGTTCGGACACAGTTTTGGTGCTTACGTTGCGTATGCGACCGCAGCGAAGCTGGAAGAGCTTGGCATAGAGATCTCCGCGTTGGTGGTTGTCGGTGCCACAGCACCCATGCGGCTCGAGGTGTCGGAAGCAGTTTCGAGTACACCATCCGGCACGGCTGCGTATCTCGACAGTGTCGATCCCGCTATGTTAGCCGACCTGCCGTCAGATGAGTGGCGAGAGGTCATTATCGATACCGCCATGCATGATCTGCGTCTGCTCAGGCAGTTCACTACCTTGCGGTGCAGGCCGGTAAACTGCTCCATTTTGGCGGTCCATGGGGACTCGGACCCGTTGACCTCGGATACCGGAGTCGGTGATTGGGAACACGCTACCCACGGAGAGTTTTCCCGACACGTCTTCTCCGGGGGGCACTCCGACTTTCTTCGATCACCCGCCTATGCATCATGGTTCCGTGCAGTTCGGGCTGATCTCGGCTAG
- a CDS encoding APC family permease, producing the protein MDKLQKTMGGTVGTFVALSTILGSGMMILPGTSYHQLGKSAWIPWAAAAVSVVPLLYCYAWLGRRYPSASGVAYYSEVALGGTTGRTSGLLATFALTTGIPATAITGGRYVAEFSGISALAWVFPIVVLVGATVAASAGANVSGKLQVGLILGLFVMVACTAVIVLSVHGIEPPTSSMELLSLSSFGSVLTAVYVAFTGWETVSFTFEEHKRSDLIPRIFVSSYVIVVVLYSLLLLGLFAAADSTDSTLNSAPLLIIAERSLGDLARPATLLLVIACISANVFASVLALSRLVFGLSRSGYLPALLSKVRDRDLNPVTSVVVVGSILAIIALLGSSGLFRFELLFVLSGGIYFVLYGVGAASFAKLARGSMARVVSLMCAVTVLLVTILAGPSMWFPWVLFFLVWIGISVLNRWTSKVEKKDVRV; encoded by the coding sequence GTGGACAAGCTACAAAAAACTATGGGTGGCACCGTAGGCACATTCGTAGCGTTGTCTACAATTCTGGGCAGTGGGATGATGATCCTTCCTGGAACGAGTTATCACCAGCTTGGTAAATCAGCGTGGATACCCTGGGCTGCTGCTGCGGTTTCTGTTGTTCCGTTGCTTTATTGCTATGCTTGGCTCGGTCGGCGCTATCCATCGGCATCGGGTGTTGCTTATTATTCCGAAGTAGCTCTCGGGGGGACTACTGGGCGCACCTCAGGATTGCTCGCGACTTTTGCGCTGACCACCGGAATTCCGGCGACAGCTATAACGGGAGGCCGTTACGTAGCGGAGTTTTCTGGTATAAGCGCTTTGGCGTGGGTGTTCCCAATTGTGGTCCTGGTCGGTGCTACTGTGGCCGCGTCTGCTGGTGCGAATGTATCGGGAAAGCTGCAGGTAGGTTTGATCCTCGGTTTGTTCGTGATGGTCGCTTGTACGGCAGTGATCGTACTGAGTGTTCACGGGATTGAGCCACCGACTTCGAGCATGGAGCTTCTCTCGTTGAGCAGTTTTGGAAGCGTACTTACTGCTGTCTATGTAGCATTCACCGGTTGGGAGACGGTGTCTTTCACATTCGAGGAGCACAAACGTTCCGATCTTATTCCGCGTATTTTCGTATCCTCTTATGTGATCGTGGTTGTCCTGTACTCGCTTCTACTGTTGGGGCTGTTCGCCGCCGCGGACTCCACGGACAGCACGCTGAACTCGGCACCACTTTTGATCATCGCAGAAAGATCGCTAGGTGATTTGGCACGTCCCGCAACTCTGTTGTTGGTGATCGCTTGTATTTCGGCGAATGTGTTCGCTTCGGTGCTGGCATTGTCTCGTTTGGTGTTTGGTCTTTCGCGTAGTGGCTACCTTCCAGCTTTGCTGAGCAAGGTGCGTGATCGGGATCTTAACCCAGTGACGTCGGTAGTGGTGGTCGGCTCGATATTGGCGATAATCGCGCTTCTCGGATCCAGTGGCCTCTTTCGGTTCGAGCTGTTGTTCGTCCTGTCTGGCGGAATCTACTTCGTGCTGTACGGTGTTGGTGCTGCATCGTTCGCCAAGCTCGCACGTGGGAGCATGGCGCGAGTCGTCAGCTTGATGTGTGCTGTGACGGTTCTGCTGGTGACTATCCTTGCGGGGCCGTCTATGTGGTTTCCCTGGGTATTGTTCTTTCTGGTCTGGATAGGAATTAGCGTCCTTAATCGCTGGACGTCGAAGGTTGAGAAGAAAGACGTGCGTGTGTGA
- a CDS encoding thioesterase II family protein has protein sequence MTEFGEVESLIVSFPAAGAGSTTFQWLESCAARRGAVYVGMLNADSVDALVSRDWYEGTLDEIQQVVDRTCPEHVVLVGHSMGGLSALCLSGDLGSRLARPIGTLLINTPCPDAEGRIPTMSECSDSEIGEILANDGFPEDLISDKEMLSEVSSSLRSDAIVADFLAMSVSAINSIGNLHVLATRDDRFIGTTRCAMWRDWASHEFHLIVEHGGHMLNGTPFATLERTVGSVIASVRGA, from the coding sequence GTGACTGAATTTGGGGAAGTCGAGAGCTTGATAGTATCCTTCCCGGCCGCTGGTGCTGGCAGCACCACGTTCCAGTGGCTGGAAAGCTGTGCTGCTCGGCGCGGTGCGGTATACGTTGGTATGCTGAATGCGGATTCAGTTGACGCTCTCGTATCACGAGACTGGTATGAAGGGACTCTTGACGAAATTCAGCAAGTCGTGGATCGAACGTGCCCAGAGCATGTAGTCCTGGTGGGGCACAGTATGGGGGGACTGTCGGCGCTCTGTCTATCCGGTGACCTCGGTTCGCGGCTTGCTAGACCAATCGGGACGCTGTTAATAAACACACCGTGTCCCGACGCTGAAGGACGAATACCGACGATGTCTGAATGTTCAGATTCCGAAATCGGTGAAATTCTCGCCAATGATGGTTTTCCAGAAGATTTGATCAGTGACAAAGAAATGCTTTCTGAGGTATCTTCTAGTCTCCGGTCGGACGCCATTGTTGCTGATTTTCTTGCTATGTCTGTGAGCGCAATCAACAGCATTGGAAATCTGCACGTCCTGGCGACACGCGATGATCGGTTTATCGGGACGACTCGGTGCGCCATGTGGCGAGACTGGGCCTCGCATGAATTTCACCTGATAGTGGAACATGGAGGTCATATGCTCAATGGGACGCCGTTTGCTACTCTGGAAAGAACTGTCGGTTCGGTAATTGCGTCTGTACGAGGAGCGTAG
- a CDS encoding cytochrome P450 — MLIVENSPLYSAEFFANDDPWTYLANLRENHPVSIHRRSDGYEFYALTRYEDVYSAYVDYARLSSSYGTMIDGSYRPEKDSASGRMLIVADPPAHSAIKKPIKSAGFNRAMLMKIGDIVRKNIRSVLADLSVGDQLDFSQVVAPELPRGVLEALFGIGTDDAQRLLEATRTMIGYRDEVYAGNSPLDSLVDSQLDVLDFMSELIDQRIRMESSDDMIGFLAQCVATGEMPRDVALLNGLNVAVGGNETTPHTASLTVDTINNEWAEWRKLVDGKVSCEVATQEFLRWTSTNSYVQRLAVDDFAVGDHVIPAGSFVTLWNMSANRDASVFEQPSSFLIDRPNNKQIAFGAGIHRCIGAPVATLEIQTFIEELASWDKAFVVVEPPQRLHSNFMLGLTELQVEVTKAEDLKS, encoded by the coding sequence ATGCTGATCGTTGAGAATAGTCCGCTTTACTCGGCGGAATTTTTTGCAAACGACGATCCATGGACGTACCTGGCGAATCTCCGTGAGAACCATCCTGTCTCGATCCATCGTCGATCTGACGGTTATGAGTTCTACGCGCTGACGCGTTACGAAGACGTGTACTCGGCTTACGTCGATTATGCCAGATTGAGTTCCTCGTACGGGACCATGATTGATGGTTCGTACCGGCCAGAGAAAGACTCGGCTTCTGGACGTATGCTGATTGTGGCGGATCCTCCTGCGCACAGCGCTATTAAGAAGCCGATCAAGTCGGCCGGGTTTAACCGGGCGATGCTCATGAAGATCGGTGACATCGTCCGTAAGAACATTCGTAGTGTACTGGCTGACCTTTCGGTCGGTGATCAGCTTGACTTCAGTCAGGTGGTCGCCCCGGAGTTGCCGAGGGGGGTGCTGGAGGCACTTTTCGGGATTGGTACGGACGATGCGCAGAGGCTTTTGGAAGCGACGAGGACGATGATCGGCTACCGCGATGAGGTGTATGCTGGCAATTCTCCGCTTGACTCGCTGGTGGATTCGCAACTTGACGTTCTCGACTTTATGAGCGAGCTAATAGATCAACGTATCAGGATGGAATCGTCCGATGACATGATTGGTTTCCTCGCTCAGTGTGTCGCGACAGGTGAGATGCCGCGCGATGTCGCTCTGCTTAACGGGTTGAATGTCGCGGTCGGTGGAAACGAGACCACGCCCCACACGGCCAGTCTGACCGTCGACACCATCAACAATGAATGGGCAGAGTGGCGAAAGCTTGTCGATGGTAAAGTTTCTTGTGAAGTTGCTACACAGGAGTTCCTGAGGTGGACTTCAACTAATAGCTATGTACAGCGTCTGGCGGTGGATGATTTTGCAGTCGGCGATCATGTCATTCCTGCCGGGAGTTTCGTGACTCTGTGGAACATGTCAGCGAACCGGGATGCTTCGGTATTCGAGCAGCCCTCATCATTCTTGATTGATCGACCCAATAATAAACAAATCGCGTTCGGTGCTGGTATCCACCGTTGTATCGGTGCTCCTGTAGCGACACTGGAGATTCAAACGTTCATTGAGGAATTGGCCTCTTGGGATAAGGCGTTCGTGGTGGTCGAGCCACCGCAGCGGCTCCATTCCAACTTTATGCTCGGGTTGACAGAGCTGCAGGTCGAGGTGACCAAAGCAGAGGACCTGAAATCGTGA
- a CDS encoding acyl carrier protein, with translation MVEITTEKIIECVQEFSEAEIAEDTDIFSAGVDSLAILRCRARLKERTGVKVPGHVFFGGRTPAGIVDLIGEENADR, from the coding sequence GTGGTTGAGATTACAACTGAAAAAATAATAGAGTGTGTTCAGGAGTTCTCGGAAGCAGAAATCGCAGAAGATACTGACATCTTCTCTGCGGGGGTCGACTCTTTGGCGATCTTGCGGTGTCGAGCACGCCTCAAAGAGCGGACAGGTGTAAAGGTTCCTGGTCATGTCTTCTTTGGAGGGCGGACCCCGGCAGGTATAGTCGATCTGATCGGAGAAGAAAATGCTGATCGTTGA
- a CDS encoding AMP-binding protein, whose protein sequence is MNYNWSDVIHGDRWKSPETLWIENGTEYSWKRVDELAQSIEEVIGSQDEVRVVLVRSPSKLGCFAGQLASWRAGCVAVADDGGLGQSELEHVRPDLIVSVDGDRPTGVACETHAAERFPRSRLPDEIVAVNFTSGSTGSRKAVGVTRGNLQALFRCRDLEVPTSGRLVSGSFATPTYDGWWFDTWKAVAAEGAVVCMPNVNEDVFDWPELSKKYGIDRMLLPAAVLATVVESLPGCISDVPWLYSGGERFRVSTYQQARRARLTNQFINLYGPAEATFATHKYELSDDITTGPIPIGKPLEGCKQRLADPGDRADGCHELLIDGPLVCLGYIEHGSLSTRFSADDGEASFRTGDVVQVDNDGSLVFAGRLDSQIKVNGMRVNSAALERDVVVLPEVSDCRVVQNEKHTFAFVRVDQEQLIDFSVRMRIESVVKQFSNAVKVELVDRFPVKPSGKIDTTALMSARFAKNEEQE, encoded by the coding sequence ATGAATTATAACTGGAGCGACGTGATTCACGGTGACCGTTGGAAGTCCCCGGAAACACTGTGGATCGAGAACGGTACCGAGTACAGCTGGAAGCGGGTCGACGAACTGGCCCAGTCGATCGAGGAAGTCATTGGCAGTCAGGATGAGGTCCGGGTCGTGCTGGTCCGATCTCCCTCGAAACTGGGGTGTTTTGCGGGACAGTTGGCCTCCTGGCGAGCCGGTTGTGTTGCAGTGGCAGACGATGGCGGTCTCGGACAGAGCGAGCTCGAGCATGTTCGTCCAGACCTCATTGTGTCTGTTGACGGTGACCGACCGACCGGGGTTGCATGCGAAACGCATGCAGCGGAACGTTTCCCCAGAAGCCGATTACCCGACGAAATTGTGGCCGTGAACTTCACTTCCGGAAGCACGGGTAGCCGGAAAGCCGTCGGAGTAACCAGGGGTAACCTGCAGGCGCTCTTTAGATGCCGTGATCTGGAAGTACCGACGAGCGGTAGACTGGTTTCCGGGAGCTTCGCGACGCCCACTTACGACGGCTGGTGGTTCGATACGTGGAAAGCGGTGGCAGCGGAAGGTGCCGTCGTCTGCATGCCGAACGTGAACGAGGACGTCTTCGACTGGCCAGAACTGTCGAAAAAGTATGGTATCGATCGTATGCTGCTACCCGCTGCCGTGCTCGCCACGGTTGTCGAGTCTCTGCCTGGATGCATCTCGGATGTTCCTTGGTTGTACAGTGGCGGTGAGCGATTCCGAGTGTCAACCTATCAGCAGGCTCGCCGTGCCAGACTGACGAATCAGTTCATTAACCTCTACGGCCCCGCCGAAGCCACGTTCGCCACGCACAAGTACGAGTTGTCCGACGACATTACTACCGGGCCGATTCCGATCGGCAAGCCGTTGGAAGGGTGCAAGCAGAGACTGGCAGACCCTGGAGATCGTGCGGATGGCTGTCACGAACTCCTCATCGACGGGCCGTTGGTCTGTCTGGGATACATCGAGCACGGCAGTCTCAGCACCCGATTCAGCGCGGACGACGGAGAAGCATCTTTCCGAACCGGCGATGTTGTACAAGTCGACAACGACGGAAGTCTCGTGTTCGCTGGCCGGTTGGACAGTCAGATCAAGGTGAATGGGATGCGTGTCAACTCGGCTGCCTTGGAGCGCGATGTGGTGGTTCTCCCGGAGGTTTCCGACTGTCGAGTCGTCCAGAACGAGAAGCACACCTTCGCTTTCGTGCGAGTTGACCAAGAGCAGCTGATTGATTTCTCTGTCCGGATGCGGATCGAATCTGTTGTCAAACAGTTCTCTAATGCTGTCAAGGTAGAGCTAGTGGATCGGTTTCCGGTCAAACCTAGCGGAAAGATTGACACAACCGCCCTGATGAGTGCGCGTTTCGCAAAAAATGAGGAGCAAGAATAG
- the asnB gene encoding asparagine synthase (glutamine-hydrolyzing), translating to MCGICGTFAPDGRLDRTVAAAMNSRLLHRGPDETYSLDTPTLSMKLGRLSMTGLVDGWQPVEDRSGRFVAMTNGEVFNFEDLRRRFGDVRWANGVDVAVIPELVAHHGLEGLELIDGQFATVIHDRAENSLYLARDRFGICPMYYTVLDHRVHFCSELKSLVQCVPHMWRLDIGAVDQYLALGNIVAPRTLVEEVQAVPPGCVVRFSENSQETTRYWRYGEFAAVEDSVAGEDVRDRLQQSVRDRLRADVEIGSYLSGGFDSTALAMEAARVLEKPVKTFSAAFDNAALDEGPFQREVSEAVGSEHRRIQCNPADIASDFEKMVRYCCYPQRETYNVAAMMLSREVQQTGIKGVVSGEGADELFFGYDSYAFDSARKRSREACAENEQAWGRADFSWEVDWNKVALRRDRCLTRTAREAISGNEFWRNRLIPFAEHETRSLSHMQLRSIADVYVQLSGHLLGDHGDAMLMANSVEGRYPFLANSVVSLALQVRDSEKVSDFEGKACLKAAYADIVPQSVLQRAKQGFTAYELSTVVDESTWTSWRELVATSGIFSLDCLDDLNTNRTPDKWDPRLSLISISMVMDELGLKV from the coding sequence ATGTGCGGCATTTGCGGGACCTTCGCTCCGGACGGTCGCTTGGACCGCACGGTCGCGGCGGCTATGAATTCCCGACTGCTCCACCGTGGACCTGACGAGACTTATTCTCTGGATACACCGACGCTGTCGATGAAACTTGGACGTCTCAGTATGACCGGGTTGGTGGACGGCTGGCAACCCGTTGAGGACCGTAGTGGTCGGTTCGTAGCCATGACCAACGGTGAGGTGTTCAATTTCGAGGATCTTCGCAGGAGGTTCGGGGACGTCCGATGGGCCAACGGTGTCGACGTAGCGGTCATCCCGGAACTCGTCGCGCACCACGGACTCGAAGGTCTCGAGTTGATAGACGGACAGTTCGCAACTGTGATCCACGACCGTGCGGAGAACTCGCTGTATCTTGCCAGGGATCGCTTCGGAATCTGTCCGATGTACTACACGGTGCTTGATCACCGTGTTCACTTCTGCTCAGAGCTCAAGTCGTTGGTGCAGTGTGTTCCTCACATGTGGCGATTGGATATCGGCGCAGTCGACCAATATCTGGCGTTGGGGAATATAGTCGCGCCGCGGACACTGGTCGAGGAAGTGCAAGCTGTCCCACCAGGATGTGTTGTCAGATTCAGTGAGAACAGTCAGGAAACCACTCGATATTGGCGATACGGGGAATTCGCTGCGGTGGAGGATTCTGTCGCGGGAGAGGACGTACGCGACCGATTACAGCAGTCTGTCCGTGACCGCCTGCGTGCGGATGTGGAGATCGGTTCTTACTTGAGTGGTGGATTCGACTCCACCGCTCTTGCCATGGAAGCGGCTCGTGTCCTGGAGAAACCAGTCAAGACATTCTCGGCGGCGTTCGACAATGCTGCGTTGGATGAGGGACCTTTTCAGCGTGAGGTGTCGGAAGCTGTCGGAAGTGAACACCGGCGGATCCAGTGCAACCCGGCTGATATCGCCTCGGATTTCGAGAAGATGGTGCGCTACTGCTGTTACCCGCAGCGCGAGACGTACAATGTCGCCGCGATGATGTTGTCGCGTGAGGTTCAGCAGACCGGAATCAAGGGTGTCGTTTCCGGGGAGGGTGCTGATGAGCTCTTCTTTGGCTATGATTCCTACGCGTTCGATAGTGCGCGCAAGAGATCGCGGGAGGCTTGCGCTGAGAATGAGCAGGCATGGGGGAGGGCAGATTTCAGCTGGGAGGTAGACTGGAACAAGGTCGCGCTACGACGAGACCGCTGCCTTACTCGCACCGCCAGGGAAGCTATTTCAGGTAACGAGTTTTGGCGGAATCGATTAATTCCTTTCGCTGAGCACGAAACCAGGTCGCTGTCGCATATGCAGCTCCGTTCGATCGCTGACGTGTATGTCCAGCTGTCTGGTCATCTTCTCGGTGACCATGGCGACGCAATGCTCATGGCCAACTCAGTTGAAGGGCGCTATCCATTCCTAGCGAACTCTGTGGTTTCCCTGGCGCTGCAGGTCAGAGACAGTGAGAAGGTGTCCGACTTTGAAGGCAAGGCCTGTCTGAAGGCAGCTTACGCAGATATTGTTCCTCAATCGGTTCTGCAACGTGCCAAGCAAGGATTCACAGCATACGAGTTGTCCACGGTCGTCGACGAATCTACCTGGACAAGTTGGCGAGAGCTCGTCGCGACCAGCGGCATCTTTTCGCTGGATTGTCTAGATGATCTGAATACAAACCGTACGCCGGACAAATGGGACCCTCGACTGAGTCTGATCAGTATCAGTATGGTGATGGACGAACTGGGACTGAAGGTATGA
- a CDS encoding non-ribosomal peptide synthetase: MSIIELIDDAVSNYPDNDAIDTPGGGITYRDFGKQLREFVHQLEKCTSPGEFVGIEADRKFGAIVAMVGALKARRPFVFIDARDSESSNAEKVASLGIKVIVRYHASENRAYLTEIPAGWYLPAGHPTVGLPSVEDEIGYAIHTSGSTGDPKCVLVRTDPLTSVIQYHVDRLSVGSQSRTLQFARLTFDGCITEILWTLTAGACLVVLDEAQLIPGTVLQNTLEKFRITHLKTTPFALTATEPSSAMSLSHVVNGGGACRPNVVQKWSEVANFHNAYGTTETTVCNFLSGELTPGECTRSVPLGDIVGDCDYYIQGLAPADEQRSSEEVASRGELVITGESVAVGYLTAQGVQRFTDIEGRKIYHTGDIVERREGQLYFVERLDRQVKVRGYRLDPGEIEIAVCEISSVMDTVVTVESHEGDKTFEPDALVCYYQGNVEPRAVRNHLEDVLASYKIPSVIKRIDAFPYTSNGKVDRDALQTIRLEVDCFDEKMSSAQQVLHLARQLTGVDDAMLHDNFFDLGGDSASAVILINKIKELGWVDAGVRDVLRAENLKVLADRLQERSV; the protein is encoded by the coding sequence ATGTCGATCATAGAACTTATTGACGATGCCGTGAGTAATTATCCGGACAACGATGCGATTGATACACCCGGAGGGGGCATTACTTATCGAGATTTCGGTAAACAACTCCGGGAGTTCGTGCACCAACTCGAGAAGTGTACCTCGCCCGGAGAATTCGTCGGAATCGAGGCTGATCGAAAATTCGGCGCGATTGTTGCGATGGTCGGCGCGTTGAAGGCCAGGCGTCCGTTTGTCTTTATCGATGCCCGCGATAGTGAATCCTCGAACGCAGAGAAAGTTGCATCTCTGGGTATTAAAGTGATTGTCCGATATCATGCTAGTGAAAACAGGGCGTATCTAACCGAAATTCCGGCGGGATGGTACTTACCTGCGGGCCACCCGACGGTCGGACTCCCGTCTGTCGAGGACGAGATCGGCTACGCGATCCATACGTCAGGTTCCACCGGTGATCCCAAGTGTGTTCTGGTCCGCACGGACCCACTCACTTCGGTGATCCAATACCACGTGGATCGCCTGTCCGTGGGGTCGCAATCCAGGACGCTGCAGTTTGCCCGCCTAACCTTCGACGGATGTATCACCGAAATTCTCTGGACATTGACTGCAGGAGCGTGTCTCGTCGTGCTGGACGAGGCTCAGTTGATCCCGGGCACCGTACTCCAGAACACGCTGGAAAAGTTTCGGATCACTCACCTCAAGACAACGCCCTTCGCGCTGACCGCGACAGAGCCCAGCAGTGCGATGAGCCTCAGCCATGTGGTCAACGGTGGTGGAGCATGCCGACCCAACGTGGTGCAGAAATGGTCCGAGGTGGCGAATTTCCACAACGCTTACGGGACAACTGAGACTACAGTATGCAACTTCCTAAGCGGTGAGCTGACGCCTGGCGAGTGTACTCGATCTGTACCACTCGGGGACATCGTGGGCGACTGCGACTACTATATCCAGGGATTGGCACCAGCGGACGAGCAACGTTCCTCGGAGGAAGTTGCGAGTCGAGGTGAACTCGTCATTACAGGAGAGAGCGTCGCAGTCGGCTATTTAACCGCGCAAGGCGTGCAACGGTTTACCGATATAGAAGGACGTAAAATTTACCATACCGGCGACATCGTCGAACGTCGAGAAGGTCAGCTCTACTTCGTTGAGCGATTGGATCGGCAAGTGAAAGTGCGAGGCTATCGGCTCGACCCGGGTGAGATAGAGATCGCGGTGTGCGAGATCAGCTCTGTTATGGATACGGTGGTGACTGTCGAGTCTCACGAGGGTGATAAAACTTTCGAGCCAGATGCTTTGGTGTGTTACTATCAAGGTAACGTGGAGCCTCGCGCGGTGCGGAACCATCTCGAGGATGTCCTTGCTTCGTACAAGATCCCCTCAGTCATCAAGCGGATTGACGCCTTTCCCTATACGTCAAACGGGAAAGTTGACCGCGATGCTCTTCAAACGATTCGCCTTGAGGTCGACTGTTTTGATGAAAAAATGTCATCTGCTCAGCAGGTTTTGCATCTTGCGCGTCAACTTACCGGGGTGGACGACGCCATGCTACACGACAATTTCTTCGACCTTGGTGGGGACTCAGCATCAGCAGTAATCTTGATTAACAAGATAAAAGAACTAGGTTGGGTGGATGCTGGGGTGCGAGACGTGCTTCGAGCTGAAAACCTGAAGGTCCTTGCCGACCGACTACAAGAACGGAGCGTGTAG